A single region of the Candidatus Protochlamydia amoebophila UWE25 genome encodes:
- a CDS encoding pentapeptide repeat-containing protein, translated as MNFFKCEKTFFSANFKNCLLQYCNFLDLNMKSSSFNGSKLKDSHFTNTTLKSADFSGVDLSGAIFHNCDLCNADFSSSTQCDIDPKSNKIEKAKFSFAEASGLLHAFDITIV; from the coding sequence ATGAATTTTTTCAAATGCGAGAAGACATTTTTCTCAGCGAATTTTAAGAATTGTCTGCTGCAGTACTGCAATTTTTTAGATCTCAACATGAAGAGTAGTTCTTTCAATGGAAGCAAATTAAAAGACAGCCATTTTACAAACACAACATTGAAAAGTGCTGATTTCAGCGGCGTTGACTTGTCAGGAGCAATTTTCCACAATTGCGATCTGTGCAATGCAGATTTTTCTAGTAGTACCCAATGTGATATCGATCCGAAATCAAATAAAATCGAGAAAGCAAAATTTTCTTTTGCAGAAGCTTCTGGGTTGCTCCACGCTTTTGATATAACAATTGTTTAG
- a CDS encoding pentapeptide repeat-containing protein produces the protein MQSCTFSNCNFSLVKLDGCHLQNVQFSDFKITGDEFFQMREDIFLSEF, from the coding sequence ATTCAATCGTGCACTTTCTCGAATTGCAATTTCAGTCTTGTAAAGCTGGACGGTTGCCATCTTCAGAATGTTCAATTCTCAGACTTCAAGATTACTGGAGATGAATTTTTTCAAATGCGAGAAGACATTTTTCTCAGCGAATTTTAA